The genome window CGCTGACCGTGTAATTTGTATCTGGCTCCAAATCTTGactatttatttgaaaactctCTAGTCCATGAGCTGTAGCTGGAGTGATGTTTCTAGAAACCTGGTATGAAAAGGAAAGTATTTCAAGACAAGGTATTGTGTGGTTGGTATTGTTTAAGAACATAGAATAACACAAAAGATACAATTAAAAACCAAGCCCAATGGACTTGGTGATGAGTACTAGGATATTTGGTCTTACCTTCCACTGGGTTCCAATTTTGGAGATAGTTACTTCAGCGGTCGGTTTATCAAGTAACACACTCATGTGTGTCTTCCAGTAGACTGTAAAGATCCCTTCAGTTTTATCCACGGACACAATCGTTGGAGTTTTAGGCTTTACTGtgtaaaagaaaagggaaacagACTTCAGTTTTTCTAAACTACTCCTAGTCTACATATGGCAGCGTTTTAAAGCGTTGAGAATCTCTACGTACAGCTCTTCAGGACATTGAAAGTTTTTGAATGCACTTCGTTGACTCCTTCGAAGACTTTTACAGAATAAACTCCAGAGATGGGATCAAATGTCgtagagcagcagcagcactgttCGCTGTTACACTTCTCCAAAGAGCGATTGTATTTGCTATAGAGTACAAAATTATAAACAATATCATAAACAATGTTCTGAATCTCCGTATAAAATTAATctgtaaatcttaaaacaaaaaaaaaactcactcaTATATATCATCCACGATCAAGGTATATTGTGAACACTCTTTCACCCCCAGTCGGCAAAATATATTATCATAGTCGTTGAAACAGTCGAGGTCTACAAAACGtattagattaaaatgatgatttttactttattttcacaattacaTTGCCAATAAGCCGCTGAACATACATACCAATGGCAGCTTGCGCAGTCGCAAAGTATCCCAAGAAAAGAAGCAGCTGGAAAGAAGCCATGCTCAAACGTGCCGaaaagtaaaagtcaaaaacGAGAACATTTAAACTTAGGAAAACTCTTTCTACTATTTCCAATCGACTccttaatcaaaacaaaaccgtCCCACGGTGTTCTTTGTCGAAAATGACCCTTTCACACCGCTACCAGAAATGCGGAATGAACAAGAAACGATCGGGgaggatttttttctgcagctggtGGAAAACTGTTCCTGTATGTGTTGCGCCACGAATTCAAGGGAAGTGCGTCCCACCACTCCCATTTCCTCTGACAGCGGACACAGCAGAGCATAATCAAAACATATCTGcgcttttattttcatttcacaacGAAATAAGGTAATATCTATTTAATAAGAGCGCAGGAGCATACAAAGGGCTGGTGAGAGAGCACCTTTAGGAAGCGCGTCGACATCTTACAATAATAAACACAGATGTCGTTATTTGTATTGCTCTCAACTAGACTAAACTGTAACTTCCCGTGTTATTTGACTAAACACACCTTTTTGTAGAGATTTAATTCCTCATGAGCCtattacaaagaaataaagaaacgaAACGACGTACTATTAGCAAAGGATTAAACTTAGTTTTTGCCTAGCAGCAAAAATATGTATGGAAATATATAACAATTTCAAAAAGATGTGTCATTTTTTAATTCTAtgaatacactttttttttttttttactacaattgtaaaaatatttgtcagtAGAACACACGCCTTATATAATCATTTTTGGTCCTTACATTTAATGTAATATGTTATAATAAACCAGGATAAatcctgaaaaaaatattttcaaaggaTGATGCAGTCCTATACCTATATTCATCCTGTCAGGAAGATAAAAGTAACACAGATCAGCGGCTTGTTTCAGCTTAACCTTGTTTTCCCTTTCAAGTTTCACTGAATTTCTCAACTTCATAAAGAGAAAATCACAATGCTGAAGGTGGGAAGTTTGTGGCCTTAAAACCTTTGTGATCACATTTCTGTGCACAGCTGCCTTTGACTGCAGGAAATGCATTTAAGTTTCATATAATTTGACTTGGATAAGTCAGAAAGGAGGagataggattttttttatttctatttccatAGATGTAAATTAGAAGGACATCTAGACCAGTGACTGTGGCTGTGAGGAAGAGGTTGTATTCATCAATAATCCGACAAATGCAAATGCAAGATGtcaagcaaaacaaactttatttatagagCCGTTTTCATACAGTCAGGTGAAGCACAAAGAGCTTCATAGAGGTTAGAAATAGGACAGACTTTTACCCTCTGAAGAGGCCCATATCAAAAAAGATCAAATCAcgcaaaacaaataattatacTGACTGtaaaattgtgaattttaaaaGTGAGATAATCAACCAATGAAGATGATCAGAAACTGTAGAAATACAATCATGTAGATTTGCAAGGAAACCTTGCATTTATATGAACATctttaaaggagaaaaatgtatAACATCTATAAAGGATAAAGTTAAAGAAACACTGCATGTTTCTGAATGTAGTGAACattcagaaacataaataaaatgcagaaggaaaatattatttatttttcaagaatGAATACAGGTGTCACAATGAATATATTAATAATCATTATTAATAACTTAAGCAGTATTAAAACAGTAAATACAAGTAGAtacaaaagtttaaagaattaaaataaaaaaactatggTAAACTATAAGAGCTTAtgcataaatataaactttaacaGCCAAACCAAATAGATGCATTCttagttagtttttttaaaacagccaATCTCTCGGCTGCCCTCTTGTCTTCAGGACGGCTCTTCCACAGCTGATGGCTGCAAACAGGAGAAAGATGCTTCATCTTGTGTTCTAGCGCTCATATGTACCAACAAAAGACTTTTTTCCTGAAGATCAGAGGGGCTTTGAGTTGCTGGATGACTTCTTTCAAATATGTTGAACTAAAACCATTAAGAATGGTGAAAGCGTCACTAATCTATTCTAAAATGGACAGTTTGCCAGTGAAGAGATTTTAAGATCGGCGAGCTCGCTTCTTTAACAGCATTTTAGAGACTAAATCTGAATTAGATGCAGTGGCGCCATAGTACTTtaagaaacaacagaaagacGAGCAATACAGAAATCTATTCTGCAAATTACAAAAGTATAAtttaaagtctgttttaaaAATCCGGTTGGTGAAATTTGGATTTACATGAAATATggcatgcatgtttttgttttttaacttgatCTTTAGGATTCATTGCCAGTGTTCAAATTTATATGACTGTCTCAATAACTAAATGCTTTGTTTGTCTTGATTGAGCTAACAGATATATTACGTTATCATATGTATTGTGCTACAAAAGAATCTAAGTTATAGAGTTTCCTCAAACTTGGCAACTGACATGGGTTTTTTATGTAACTGACCACATACTGATGTCTTGACTAAATTATTCTGAAATacataaatgtcattttctgaagaaattcCTTCCTTCCTCAAAGTACCCATGTTTCATCAAGATATATAATTAAATTGTAACATCGCACACCAAGTGATGAAACTATCACTGATGTGTTACAGCAGACACTACCTAATTACAATTTTAGCTTGATTTGTTCCACTAAGATCTATAGGTGTCACAATGAAATAGTGAAGAAactaattttttattcttaaattgtaaaaaaaaatatgatctgAAGTAGAACAGCAAACATCTCTATTACAATTTCATCCAAACTTAGAGAAGataaagttttgtattttcaaactaaatcattcatatatatctatatatatatatatatatatatatatatatatatatatatatatatatatatatatagtttttttgctctgagttattattattattattaaataaatattttctgagtgTAACTATAATTAAGTAATGCACATTTAACaaacaactcaaacacaaaaatgatgtTATAAATGTTCAGAGAAGAAAAGCCCGTGCTTTAtctaaagaaaatctaaaatgtatctttatctttttttttatcatgtttaaaTATTCAGAGATGCCTCCAGAAACATTTTGAGGGGGTTGCCAGGAGTATTGAGGTGGGACTGTAAAACCAAAGGTCAGACAGGAATTGCAGGTGTTTTACAGTGTTGTTGTATGTATAACTGGATCAACACACAAAGGACATGTGcatcaataaacaaacaagaaaatccTCACCTTTAAATGTTGCATACCAAACTAACCACATGTAGTATCTGCTGTCATTGTTCTCTTTTACTCTCAAAACAAAGTTCCTCCTTAAAAAGACTCAGATTTGGGAAGTTGCGTAGAAACAACAGAACGGCATAACAAGTGACTGCTTGTCACAACACATCAAAAGCGCAAGAAGCACTCATAATGATGCCAACTTAGTGTCAGGTTAGTCATGCCAAATATATAACTTTTTGCTAAAAGGCTTTAAGGAGTTAAAACCCATTCaactacatatatatatatagcctatatatatatagcctgCCTattccacagcatgatgctgccacagaTATGTTTTATGTTAGTTTTCCCTCAGCCATGGAGTTTGCCATATAAgtcaaaaagtttaatttttgttttctgtgaccAGAGCACCTTGTTCCACATGTTCAAGGAACAAGATGCCTTGAGCACCTTGTTCCTTCTTGCAGACGTAACTACTTCTGACTTTTTCTCACCAATTTCACAATCTTGGCTCTCTTCCATTGAAGATAAATTTGAGGAGTGTGCAGGTTGTTCTGTAAACAGGTTCACCCACCTGAGCTAAGTCCCCCAGAGTTACTGTGGCTGCTTTCCTACTTAATGCTCTCTTTGCCATCCCTGTGTAGGTATTTATATGCTTACAGGTGTTCCGTACCCTGGTGTGTTCCTTGGACTTTATGATGCTGGATTATTTCTCTTATACCTCTTTGACCTTACACAGAACACCTACACATAAATAGAGAGAGCAAATCACACACATTTGGAAGCAACAGGTTGCACTAAATATCAAAagtatcaaagtaaaaaaaggctaaaatgcTCTTTAATATGtttctatttgtattttaataaaatcttaagTCATTTTCTTTGCACTTCAAATCTAGtttactgctttgtgttggtcttaattaaacccaaataaaatgtgccatgtttttaaatcttaccTAACAAAATGTTAATCTTAGAGGATTGTTAATACTATTGAAAGATATGATACTTGTAATATTCTTCTCCCACTGCACACAGCCATTGCAGCCAATAAaagtgaatttgtgttttattgaactgaacacaaataaaactcGTAATCTGACCTGAATGAAAAACAGCtactattatattatatttgttGTACAAAAGGTTTTTATGTATCTAGAAATACTTCTGTATCTGGAGATACATTTTTGATGAACAGCATTTAATGCAGCCTATTCATTaggaaaacataaatttgaTCAAGTTCTAAAATGTGTGCATTAGATATAGAATAATTCAGTCCCAGTTTTATTCAAATTGCACTGAATAAACCGGGAAACATTTTGGCTTAGAATAAAACGTTTGAGGGACCGAAAACAGAAAGTAATGGTTTTCACAAAAACCTGCCATTTTATGCATAGTCCGAAAGGTGGCAGTAATAAATTCAGTAAGTCCGTAAATAACTAGTCGAAGAAGAAATTCCAACCAAAACAGTCTGTGTcgcttttcatttgaaaacgCTTTGCTCTTTGAACGTCCCTATTTCCTACGTTTCTTTCTAACACCGTTAACCCAATTCTGTTAAATCAGAACTTCATGTATGCTAAGGAGTTAGCTAATTGTTAGCTAACTTATCAATTCTTTTCTCCGGGTTGAACTGATGTCTATCCGGCGGGTTCTGGTGGGTTGTACGGTGTTGTCTCTGCAAGATGCCTGTGTGTTTTATCCCTGCTGCAAAGGCTGCTTCTCCCGGATCGATGCTGAACAGAGAGACACCTTAAGGTACAAACAGGCAAAGATATGAATAAGTGGTTATATACTTATTCTGTGTACTTCTGTACTGCAGATATTAATCCACAGTCACGTGTCCTCTCTGTCAGGTACAGGTGCTCCAGGTGTGATTACAGGTGTCTGAAGGATCAGGTGGAGTACAGGTACCGTCTCTCACTGAGAGTGGTCCGGAATACATCCACATTTAGTGTAACAGTGTTTGGAAATAGCTTGAACTCCTTTTTTGGCATCCATGCAAGTGGATTACAGaggtaattttttaaatgtcttgttttgcATTCAAAGTGGGACAGTTGGTAGCTCTGTTGAGCTGCAGTAAAAAGattctgggtttgaatcccagcctgagGTTTCTCTGCAcactttgcatgttctccttgcGTTGCAGTGAGTTCTCTGTGATCACATTTTGATGGACATAATGTATTTTACATGATGATAAAGGATTAAGTATCCACTTATTAAATCCTATCCCCTCTCAACTCGAACTAAAACTGTGTCTTTGTAATCATACAATAGTATACTATTTGTTAGCTTTAGTGTCTGGgtcattaaaacataaatcaagTGTGTGTAATCGTGGGCAGTGAAAGTCCATCCAACAGGCCAAATACAATTACTGACTTGCAGaatttgcatttgaaatgtaCCACTCCAGCTAATATTGCATTCAAGCTGTCATTTGCAGAACTGCACACATTGGTTTTCAAATGACAACAGTGGTTTGATCTACTGTGTAGCTCAATCTAATCTAATTAATTGTCTACATTTTTGCTAGTTATTGTGAACAAGGAAATTCAAAGGAGACATTGTTAAGCAGATAACAATGGAGATGAGTCAACCGATGATGCATAATACACTAGCACTTATACTGAGAAaatctgctgggtttttattttattatctgtaGGTTAGCTGAAAATTCGGAGGGACCTATCGGACCATCAGCAAGACCCACATTGTTGGCGAAAGCAGTTGAAGACTGTTTCCTCGGTAGATACTTCATCTTTGGTATAAAGGTAATAGAGTTTgaatagggtttttttttgttatagaaCGTCATATTTACGAGTTTTTCATTGAggtaaaattcacatttgttgttaaaaaaagtgCTAGTGCATTTTGATCATGgatcatgttgtttttgtaactGTGCCAGGTTTTACAAATTCTTCAGGTAACTGAAACAAATCTGACCAGTTGGTCAGGATGGCACACTGGTTGTGTTTAACGTCTAAGTCTAAATATTTATGCTGAAGTAACCTGTAAGGAAAGTAATATCCATCTACTGTATATTGGTATGCAcaagatttctttattttttatcatttgttcattttatatttgtagTGTCTTTAagctacaataaaaaataatcataaagcTAAAACCAAAAGATAAAGGGATAGTCTCATGATCTATCCAAATCAATTTgaagaataaaacttttatcTTTACATTGACCAAACGCTTtcatataaaaagaaacatgaagagGATTCTGTATATTTCTCCGGGTTAACACATACTTAGAATCAATCAAGGAGCAATAAATGTAATATGAAGCAAATTTGTATTCTTTAAAGATGAACTAAATTAATGGATATcaagcaaaaagcaaagataCTACAATAATGCTGCTATAATATCTTCTGCTTAAGGCTGGTTCACATTTTGAATGTGCAGTGATTcctctgaataataaaaaaacaggttcTTATGTTATTATGttcttattattaataataatagtaatttattaaatctggactaattacaaaatatttcaaagccTTCTGAATTTTAAGATTAAGTATAATAAGTTTTGTAAAGGGAATTTTGTCTGTATTAATTCTAAATCAGTTCTGCAGATCTTTActtataattattacattttatgcacatcataaaatattgtattattGTAAAACAGAAGGAAGTTTTCCTGTACTTATAAATCAGATAACCAGAAATTGTTTTCTGGATCTGCTAATCAAGTTATGTGTAATATCAGTTATtatatttctttagttttttagcTCCACATCAAAGTTTCAAGTTTCTCTCTATGTTGGATTTTAACTGGAATAAAGAGAAATGAATCAAAAGTGAAACTGTGGCCACGTGGATTGACTTGGTCTCTGCTCTTTTGTCCGTCTGTGTGTTCAGGTGAGTGGAACAGAACGGGAACCCTGGCTTGAAGAACCTGATGGAAGTGAGTCTGGCAGAGGAGGGAGAGCCCAGTTTGTTGCCAGTCAGATGATTCTTCCCCCAGCCTCAGGCCTGACGGGCTGCACCGTCCTCAGTTATTATCAGCGGCTCCTACAGAGAGCTTCTGAGTATGTAGCGGAGTCTGCTGATCCCGGTAGACCGTCTGCAGCCCCCCTGCTGCTGATTTCTGGTCCTTCTCCGAGCAGCACCCTCAGTGACGTCTCTCTGTATCCTTCGGGTCATCTGTCCCAAGCGCTACTTCGgtaagaaaagacagaaatcatGTTTTTCCTGTACAGAAATATTCAAGCCTCACCCTTTTAGAATCtcgttcattttatttttaatatacaaaATTTGTGCACACATaagtaaaagtgtttttgtttccatccCAGTTTCCAACACCAGAACCAGTCATTTACTTCCACCCCTCCGTGGCAGCAGTCGCTTGGACTTGTGACGTCCTCTGCAGAGCAGGAGGAAAGATCCAGTCAGGATGGCGCAGATCACAGCAGCAGACTGACAGGATGCAGCGCAATGCCACTTCCTGTGCAGAGAGTTCACACGCAGAACCATCCAGGCACAGAGGAGAGACCAGCTCCTCTAAAGCTAGAGTCCAGCTTTCACAGCCATCCATCTTTTACCGGGGATTCAAACTCCTCTTGTACAGGAATTGTTGGAAACACCTTCAGTGTGAAAACCTGCTGTAGTCCGTCACAGCCGAGGTACAAAAGCTGCAGTTTCACTCCGAAGGAGCTTCCCATCACACATCAATCCCAAACGTTTTTATCAAGCTCATTTGCTTGGGATGATTTGCCTTTCTCTGAAAGTCTGTCCGAATTTTTGTGCAAACAAGACAAAGATTTAAATGTTCTCGGTAAAACgacaaatttaaatttgcagcatgaaaaacaaacgGGAACCTTTGCAGAAATCGCAAACCGGTCAGCTGAGCCAGCTTCTGCTTGTCTGAATGCTGCAGAGATAATCTCCACAGACCACCTCCAAGATATCACTAATATGCCAACAGTAGAGGGAGagggaaaacatattttatctgATCGAAACTGGAAGAACTGTGGTGAACGCATGAGCAGACCTGAAGACAACATGATTCCAAGGAATGGTGAaggttttttatcttttgaaaaacaagaagagcAAAATGAAGTGGACGGTTACAACTGTTCAGCTGACTTATTCAGTGACTCATTTGTACATCCAGCAACATACACAACTCAGACACACACCGAGAGATCACCTTCAGATGCCTGTTTCCGGTTCGCTGAGATGAATGTTCAGCACGTAAAGAATGAAGCCTCGAGTGTGTCACATTCAACGCCTGACAAACAGGAACTAAAAAGCAATCTGTGCGCTAAAAGGGATTTTACAGATCTACAAGATTTTGACTTTGTTCCTCCTTCTCAGTCCACTCCCATTGTAAAAGTAGGTGGAATGACACGCTCACCTGCAGTCACTTCCTGCAGAAGTTTGAAAGATGAGAcatcaaaagaaaatttaagGTGGAGTATAAGATCCAGGAGGCGGAAGAACAAAATCACTCCAGGAAGGAGATTCAGAAAGGAtgagaaatgtaaagaaagacATCCAGTGGGGCAGCAGGTAGCGCGGCAAAGAGGAGCAACTAGCTTTGAATCATCCAGTCCAACCAGTCAGAAACATGACTCTGAAGCGAGCAATGTGGCTTTTTGTGATTATGACAATGCAGATGGAGTTGTTCCTCCTATTCCTGCTCATAAAATGCTCTTGAGTGTCTTATTCAGAGAAAAATGGCAGACGGAAAATGGCCACAGGGATTCAGGTTGTAACAGGAGACGATCTCCGGGAGACGGAGGAAATGATAGCAGAGATCTCTGGGATCAGACTCAGACAGTATTTCATGCTAATGAGACAGAAGGTGAGAGAGATCTTGATGGATCTAAGGATCACCTCACTGAGCCTGGAAGCCTTGCGTGTGACTGGTCAAGGGATTTATTTTCAGACTCTTATCTGATTTCATAACtctgcaaagacaaaaagaagaactTATGTGTTAAAAATTTAAGATGGATCAGCTGCtgtcaccttttttttctcttttaatgagctaattaaatatttatttcacttcGACATGCTTTTTATTGCATGCTCTAAAGATCAGctcacattttataaaaatgcttttaaaagtccattaataACCTACAtgtaagcattttttgtttcttacaagttatatttaaaaatcaaatgtgttttctttgttgaaatATGTCGAACAGATTAggtttttcagt of Xiphophorus couchianus chromosome 4, X_couchianus-1.0, whole genome shotgun sequence contains these proteins:
- the ddias gene encoding DNA damage-induced apoptosis suppressor protein isoform X1, whose amino-acid sequence is MSIRRVLVGCTVLSLQDACVFYPCCKGCFSRIDAEQRDTLRYRCSRCDYRCLKDQVEYRYRLSLRVVRNTSTFSVTVFGNSLNSFFGIHASGLQRLAENSEGPIGPSARPTLLAKAVEDCFLGRYFIFGIKVSGTEREPWLEEPDGSESGRGGRAQFVASQMILPPASGLTGCTVLSYYQRLLQRASEYVAESADPGRPSAAPLLLISGPSPSSTLSDVSLYPSGHLSQALLRFQHQNQSFTSTPPWQQSLGLVTSSAEQEERSSQDGADHSSRLTGCSAMPLPVQRVHTQNHPGTEERPAPLKLESSFHSHPSFTGDSNSSCTGIVGNTFSVKTCCSPSQPRYKSCSFTPKELPITHQSQTFLSSSFAWDDLPFSESLSEFLCKQDKDLNVLGKTTNLNLQHEKQTGTFAEIANRSAEPASACLNAAEIISTDHLQDITNMPTVEGEGKHILSDRNWKNCGERMSRPEDNMIPRNGEGFLSFEKQEEQNEVDGYNCSADLFSDSFVHPATYTTQTHTERSPSDACFRFAEMNVQHVKNEASSVSHSTPDKQELKSNLCAKRDFTDLQDFDFVPPSQSTPIVKVGGMTRSPAVTSCRSLKDETSKENLRWSIRSRRRKNKITPGRRFRKDEKCKERHPVGQQVARQRGATSFESSSPTSQKHDSEASNVAFCDYDNADGVVPPIPAHKMLLSVLFREKWQTENGHRDSGCNRRRSPGDGGNDSRDLWDQTQTVFHANETEGERDLDGSKDHLTEPGSLACDWSRDLFSDSYLIS
- the ddias gene encoding uncharacterized protein ddias isoform X2 encodes the protein MSIRRVLVGCTVLSLQDACVFYPCCKGCFSRIDAEQRDTLRCSRCDYRCLKDQVEYRYRLSLRVVRNTSTFSVTVFGNSLNSFFGIHASGLQRLAENSEGPIGPSARPTLLAKAVEDCFLGRYFIFGIKVSGTEREPWLEEPDGSESGRGGRAQFVASQMILPPASGLTGCTVLSYYQRLLQRASEYVAESADPGRPSAAPLLLISGPSPSSTLSDVSLYPSGHLSQALLRFQHQNQSFTSTPPWQQSLGLVTSSAEQEERSSQDGADHSSRLTGCSAMPLPVQRVHTQNHPGTEERPAPLKLESSFHSHPSFTGDSNSSCTGIVGNTFSVKTCCSPSQPRYKSCSFTPKELPITHQSQTFLSSSFAWDDLPFSESLSEFLCKQDKDLNVLGKTTNLNLQHEKQTGTFAEIANRSAEPASACLNAAEIISTDHLQDITNMPTVEGEGKHILSDRNWKNCGERMSRPEDNMIPRNGEGFLSFEKQEEQNEVDGYNCSADLFSDSFVHPATYTTQTHTERSPSDACFRFAEMNVQHVKNEASSVSHSTPDKQELKSNLCAKRDFTDLQDFDFVPPSQSTPIVKVGGMTRSPAVTSCRSLKDETSKENLRWSIRSRRRKNKITPGRRFRKDEKCKERHPVGQQVARQRGATSFESSSPTSQKHDSEASNVAFCDYDNADGVVPPIPAHKMLLSVLFREKWQTENGHRDSGCNRRRSPGDGGNDSRDLWDQTQTVFHANETEGERDLDGSKDHLTEPGSLACDWSRDLFSDSYLIS